A genomic segment from Neobacillus sp. YX16 encodes:
- a CDS encoding DoxX family membrane protein, protein MFNNFLRENKISAAILTIIRLYLGYAWFTAGFHKLTGGFDASGFLKGAIAKPVTGPDGNMVYSWYVNFLESFALPNIDVFNFIVPWGETLIGLGLLLGCLTTAAMFFGLVMNFSFFLAGTVSHNPTDIFLGFIILTAGFNAGKYGLDYWVVPFINKKVRKGKAKATA, encoded by the coding sequence ATGTTTAACAACTTTTTAAGAGAAAATAAAATTTCAGCAGCTATTTTAACTATCATTCGTTTATACCTTGGCTATGCTTGGTTCACAGCAGGTTTTCATAAACTTACAGGCGGCTTCGACGCTTCTGGCTTCCTAAAAGGGGCGATTGCGAAACCTGTAACAGGTCCAGATGGAAATATGGTTTACAGCTGGTATGTTAACTTCTTAGAAAGCTTTGCACTACCAAACATTGATGTGTTTAACTTCATCGTTCCTTGGGGCGAAACATTAATTGGCTTAGGACTTCTATTAGGATGTTTAACCACAGCAGCGATGTTCTTTGGTCTCGTAATGAACTTCTCTTTCTTCTTAGCAGGAACAGTATCTCATAACCCGACAGATATTTTCTTAGGCTTCATCATCTTAACCGCAGGTTTCAATGCAGGTAAATACGGTTTAGACTATTGGGTAGTACCATTCATCAACAAAAAAGTTAGAAAAGGTAAAGCAAAAGCAACAGCTTAA
- a CDS encoding ABC transporter ATP-binding protein: MNVLEVKNLQKSFGSIRAVQDISFSVEAGEVFTIIGPNGAGKTTTLEMIEGLVPPDHGEIHFGNMNWGQHAVAIKMKIGVQPQSSAMFDLLTPEENLDLFATFYEKARPTEEILELINLTEHRKNQVKKLSGGQRQRLAIGLAMISDPDIIFLDEPTTGLDPQARRHIWDIILELKKLGKTTILTTHYMEEAEKLSDRVCIVDQGNIVTIDTPSALIEKLTKEREVRLSFLDGENAAEETAIFADDLNSVSRTEREGEILKLWTIKPEDTLLDLFKFTKEKEYQVEQVSIREMSLEDVFIAFTGKEWRD; encoded by the coding sequence ATGAACGTTTTAGAGGTAAAGAACTTACAAAAATCATTTGGATCCATTAGGGCTGTACAGGATATTAGCTTCTCGGTAGAGGCAGGAGAAGTGTTCACCATCATTGGGCCAAATGGGGCTGGAAAAACAACCACACTTGAAATGATTGAAGGCTTGGTACCACCTGACCACGGAGAAATCCATTTTGGAAATATGAACTGGGGCCAACATGCGGTAGCCATTAAAATGAAGATTGGTGTTCAGCCCCAATCTAGTGCGATGTTTGACCTATTAACTCCTGAAGAAAATCTAGACCTTTTCGCCACTTTTTACGAAAAGGCACGACCCACTGAAGAAATTCTTGAACTCATCAATTTAACTGAACATCGTAAAAACCAGGTAAAAAAACTATCTGGCGGCCAGCGCCAAAGGCTTGCAATTGGACTTGCGATGATTAGTGATCCCGATATCATCTTCCTTGATGAACCAACAACTGGTCTTGACCCACAGGCACGCCGTCATATATGGGATATTATTCTCGAGCTGAAGAAGTTAGGAAAAACGACTATCTTAACGACACATTATATGGAAGAAGCCGAAAAGCTAAGCGATCGAGTATGTATCGTTGACCAAGGTAATATTGTAACCATTGATACACCCTCCGCCCTCATTGAAAAACTAACCAAAGAAAGAGAAGTTCGCTTATCCTTCCTAGATGGAGAAAATGCGGCTGAAGAGACAGCTATTTTCGCTGACGATCTTAACTCTGTATCTCGCACAGAGCGTGAAGGTGAGATATTAAAGCTTTGGACGATTAAGCCGGAGGATACACTTTTAGATTTGTTTAAGTTTACAAAGGAAAAGGAGTATCAGGTGGAACAGGTCTCCATCCGTGAAATGAGTCTCGAGGATGTCTTTATTGCTTTTACGGGTAAGGAATGGAGGGATTAA
- a CDS encoding ABC transporter permease: protein MNNFNQFKKMFLTQLKLTLREKQAWFWGIFFPVILMVIFMVIFSGSSDDEFQSEIAIVADNPNPTSEMLLTQINQLSILDVKSGAPVSRDTADQWVKDKEVDAAIVLPESAEDTSFVLVVNKEDEQGVTTQALSAILDKLVQQANLAAVGAASTFDIQFESVTSGSNELNYTDFLLTGMIALSIAQGGMFGMVDLVEMRRKGLIKRLRMTPAKMGIFGLSDMVMRLLFSIIQILLLSLIGVFIFGANLFINFPSLIVVFLIGALSFNALGYLFSSFSTTQNAYMGVANIVSFLMMFLSGVFFPVETMPDWLQPISNLLPLTYFAEGLRDSMVYETGLFSGTLWFGIGVLVVWGAVAFIIGSWLYKRKSIIAVR from the coding sequence TTGAACAATTTTAACCAGTTTAAAAAAATGTTCTTAACGCAATTAAAATTGACCCTTCGTGAAAAACAAGCTTGGTTTTGGGGCATCTTCTTCCCTGTTATCTTGATGGTCATCTTTATGGTGATTTTCAGCGGAAGTTCCGATGACGAATTTCAATCTGAAATTGCGATTGTAGCGGACAATCCAAACCCAACCTCGGAAATGCTGTTAACGCAAATCAATCAACTGTCCATCCTTGATGTGAAAAGTGGCGCACCGGTTAGCCGAGATACAGCTGATCAATGGGTGAAAGATAAAGAAGTCGATGCAGCCATTGTCTTACCTGAATCCGCGGAGGATACGTCTTTCGTCCTTGTAGTCAACAAGGAAGATGAACAAGGCGTAACCACGCAAGCATTATCGGCGATTCTCGATAAATTGGTTCAGCAGGCAAACCTGGCAGCTGTAGGTGCAGCTTCAACCTTTGATATTCAATTTGAATCCGTTACGAGTGGCAGTAACGAATTAAATTACACAGATTTTCTATTAACAGGGATGATTGCTTTATCGATTGCTCAGGGCGGGATGTTCGGAATGGTGGATTTAGTAGAAATGCGCCGTAAAGGCTTAATCAAAAGATTAAGGATGACACCCGCCAAAATGGGAATTTTCGGCTTAAGCGATATGGTCATGCGGCTGTTATTCAGTATAATCCAAATCCTGCTGTTATCGTTAATTGGAGTTTTCATCTTTGGGGCAAATCTCTTTATCAACTTTCCAAGCCTTATCGTTGTTTTTCTAATAGGGGCTCTTTCTTTCAATGCTTTAGGTTACCTCTTTTCTTCCTTCAGCACTACACAAAATGCATATATGGGAGTAGCGAATATTGTCAGCTTCCTTATGATGTTCTTAAGCGGGGTCTTCTTTCCGGTTGAAACCATGCCAGATTGGCTGCAGCCGATATCTAATCTTTTGCCTCTCACCTATTTTGCCGAAGGCTTAAGAGACAGCATGGTTTATGAGACAGGTCTGTTTTCAGGTACACTCTGGTTCGGGATCGGAGTTTTGGTCGTTTGGGGCGCAGTAGCCTTTATCATTGGCTCTTGGCTTTATAAAAGAAAGTCAATTATTGCTGTAAGATAA
- a CDS encoding DeoR/GlpR family DNA-binding transcription regulator, translating into MFADQRRNLIIELLAEKGVVTVNDLTGLLSISAATIRSDLNQMEKQGLLIRTHGGAMMKQDVSEPVDKKYEDREKKSRAEKQRIGQRAFQQIQEGQCILLDASTTCFELAKYLRDTKMRLTVVTSGLATASMLKENPYLTVIIIGGIVRNASNSVEGLLGEELLRKINIDILFTSAYAFNIRDGLSDFSLYEVELKRVMVSVANKVIALLDSSKINKSSIATFARPDDIDLFITDQELSDEVADYFITNNIQVEVAE; encoded by the coding sequence ATGTTCGCGGACCAACGCAGAAATTTAATTATAGAGTTACTGGCGGAAAAAGGGGTAGTAACTGTAAATGATTTGACCGGATTGCTTAGTATTTCTGCTGCTACGATACGTTCAGATTTAAATCAAATGGAAAAACAAGGTCTGCTTATTCGTACACATGGTGGAGCAATGATGAAACAGGATGTTTCGGAACCAGTTGATAAAAAGTATGAGGATCGTGAAAAGAAATCCCGTGCTGAAAAGCAGCGTATTGGACAAAGAGCGTTTCAACAAATCCAAGAAGGTCAATGTATTCTTTTAGATGCTAGTACCACTTGTTTTGAGTTAGCAAAATACTTAAGAGATACAAAAATGAGGTTAACTGTCGTCACAAGTGGACTTGCTACAGCTTCAATGCTGAAGGAAAACCCATATTTAACGGTTATTATTATTGGCGGTATTGTCCGAAATGCATCTAATTCTGTTGAAGGGCTGTTAGGTGAAGAACTTTTGAGAAAGATTAATATCGATATTCTTTTTACGTCTGCCTATGCCTTTAATATAAGGGACGGACTTTCGGATTTTAGCTTATATGAAGTGGAATTAAAAAGGGTCATGGTGTCTGTTGCTAATAAAGTTATTGCCTTACTAGATTCCAGTAAAATAAATAAAAGTTCGATTGCCACATTCGCACGCCCAGATGATATCGATTTATTTATTACCGATCAAGAACTTTCAGATGAAGTAGCAGACTATTTCATAACTAATAATATTCAAGTGGAAGTTGCAGAATAG
- a CDS encoding triose-phosphate isomerase codes for MKKIWIGTNWKMTKTIEEGIQFTKGLREISEAVTSNLQLFIIPSHTSLVPIKPLTTAANIYLGAQNMHWEDSGPYTGEISPRMLAEIGIDMIELGHSERRQYFNENDEAINKKVHAALNYSIKPLVCIGENIDQKKQQISKETLAAQLKVCLQNLSEEQAKEVLIAYEPVWAIGEQGIPADASYVAEIHDFLRNTLEGLFAEVGSEIPILFGGSVNHDNFLDYIELENVNGLFIGRAAWNIESFQVILQQLDSHLASNVSPIL; via the coding sequence ATGAAAAAGATTTGGATCGGCACCAATTGGAAGATGACAAAAACAATTGAAGAAGGAATACAATTCACGAAGGGTCTTAGAGAGATTTCTGAGGCGGTTACCTCGAACCTGCAACTATTTATTATTCCGTCTCATACGTCCCTAGTTCCCATTAAGCCATTAACAACGGCTGCCAATATTTATTTGGGTGCACAAAATATGCATTGGGAGGATAGCGGCCCGTATACGGGTGAAATTTCTCCGCGAATGCTAGCTGAAATAGGCATTGATATGATTGAATTAGGCCATTCAGAACGCAGGCAGTATTTTAATGAAAATGATGAGGCGATTAATAAAAAAGTGCATGCTGCTTTAAATTATTCTATTAAACCACTGGTTTGTATTGGCGAAAATATAGATCAGAAGAAACAGCAGATTTCGAAAGAAACATTGGCAGCACAACTAAAAGTTTGCCTGCAGAATCTATCAGAGGAACAGGCCAAAGAGGTGTTGATTGCCTATGAACCTGTCTGGGCAATTGGCGAACAAGGAATTCCTGCGGATGCTTCCTACGTTGCCGAAATCCATGACTTTCTTCGGAATACGTTGGAGGGGCTGTTTGCAGAAGTGGGCAGCGAGATCCCGATTTTATTCGGCGGCAGTGTGAATCATGATAATTTTCTTGACTATATCGAGTTAGAAAATGTGAATGGGCTCTTTATTGGCAGAGCTGCTTGGAATATTGAGTCTTTTCAAGTCATTCTTCAGCAACTTGACTCCCATCTAGCAAGTAATGTCAGTCCAATTTTATGA
- a CDS encoding TIM barrel protein, with protein sequence MSTHFITSLLVPEIYFPVKHERGFTGNLLEKMAPEGFYRSFEIAGVDDKQERRGILSLKEKYNFQLTQWLTFLIDKNNLDVSALDSQLRSESVRQIKENIYLAAECGVENIAFVPGLDPGPERRLEAMEGFYDALCDICEEASKYNMNVLVEHLDRFAHKKRLIGPMDDTVELLSNVAKKYSNIGLAFDTAHAALNKEVISDALELAKTHIHQIHFSNAVVDPNNELYGDFHMPIGEPGFLTIEKISDILRKADELSLQSDHGLRVAVEVRGNDKVNYQDNEKMVRSILERALSLVASR encoded by the coding sequence ATGAGTACACACTTTATTACATCCCTTCTTGTTCCAGAAATTTATTTTCCAGTTAAACATGAAAGAGGATTTACAGGAAATTTACTTGAGAAAATGGCTCCTGAGGGTTTCTATCGTTCATTTGAAATTGCTGGTGTTGATGATAAACAAGAACGCAGAGGTATCTTGTCATTAAAGGAAAAATACAACTTCCAACTGACACAGTGGTTAACCTTCTTAATAGATAAAAATAATCTTGATGTGTCAGCCTTAGATTCACAGCTGCGCTCTGAATCCGTTCGACAGATCAAAGAAAATATTTATTTGGCTGCTGAATGCGGAGTGGAGAATATTGCGTTTGTCCCAGGTCTAGACCCAGGTCCAGAACGTCGACTAGAGGCGATGGAGGGCTTTTATGATGCCTTATGCGATATTTGTGAAGAAGCAAGTAAGTATAATATGAACGTTTTGGTTGAACATCTTGATCGTTTTGCTCACAAAAAACGTTTGATTGGGCCGATGGATGATACCGTCGAATTGCTTTCAAATGTGGCGAAAAAGTACAGCAATATTGGCTTAGCGTTTGATACTGCACATGCTGCATTAAATAAGGAAGTCATTTCCGATGCGTTAGAACTAGCTAAAACGCATATCCATCAAATTCATTTTTCCAATGCGGTAGTCGATCCAAACAATGAATTATATGGGGACTTTCATATGCCAATCGGGGAACCTGGTTTCCTGACGATTGAGAAAATTAGTGATATTTTGCGAAAAGCGGACGAACTCAGTCTCCAATCTGATCATGGTTTACGTGTTGCTGTGGAAGTGAGAGGAAACGATAAAGTTAATTACCAAGATAACGAAAAAATGGTGCGGTCGATTTTAGAAAGGGCATTGAGCTTAGTAGCGAGTAGATAA
- a CDS encoding dihydrodipicolinate synthase family protein, translating into MMAGKKFHGVIPPVSLIFDEQGGLDKKGMASVIDFLIDSGVDGLFFLGTGGEFSQMSVEERKEVASFTTEYVNGRVPVLIGTGSTNTREVILLSQHAESVGADAVVIINPYYWSLTEENLFAHYSEIASSVHLPILLYNFPTMSGQDLNPEFVLKLVDAHDNIVGIKETVENVAHIRDMILTVKGKHPDFSVFSGFDDHFFQTLTLGGDGAISASVNFAPELAIGIYKAFKEKRFDEAVALHQRMALMPTMYKLDSPFVSVVKEAMKLRGLDISTHVLPPARSLGAHKIEELKKILIQADLLENMPVK; encoded by the coding sequence ATGATGGCAGGCAAAAAGTTTCACGGGGTTATTCCCCCAGTATCGCTCATTTTTGACGAACAAGGTGGACTTGATAAAAAGGGAATGGCAAGTGTTATTGATTTCTTAATTGATTCTGGTGTAGATGGATTGTTCTTTCTTGGAACAGGCGGCGAGTTTTCGCAAATGTCTGTGGAGGAACGTAAGGAAGTGGCATCCTTTACAACGGAATATGTAAACGGCAGGGTCCCGGTATTAATTGGTACAGGAAGCACTAATACGCGTGAAGTCATTCTGCTCAGTCAGCATGCGGAATCAGTAGGAGCAGATGCGGTTGTAATTATCAATCCCTATTATTGGTCTTTGACCGAGGAGAATTTATTTGCTCATTATAGTGAAATTGCCAGCTCCGTTCATTTACCGATTTTACTATACAATTTCCCTACCATGTCAGGGCAGGATTTGAATCCGGAATTCGTCCTTAAATTAGTTGATGCACACGATAATATCGTCGGAATTAAAGAAACGGTTGAAAATGTAGCGCATATTCGAGATATGATCTTAACTGTTAAAGGAAAACACCCAGATTTTTCTGTCTTCTCCGGTTTTGATGATCATTTTTTCCAAACCTTGACACTTGGCGGGGATGGCGCGATCAGTGCCTCTGTTAATTTCGCTCCGGAACTCGCAATTGGTATATACAAGGCATTTAAAGAGAAGCGTTTTGATGAAGCTGTAGCACTTCATCAGCGGATGGCGCTTATGCCGACAATGTACAAACTAGATTCACCGTTTGTTAGTGTGGTAAAAGAAGCCATGAAATTGAGGGGGCTGGATATTTCAACACATGTCCTGCCGCCAGCACGTTCATTAGGTGCCCATAAGATTGAGGAGCTTAAAAAGATTCTGATTCAAGCTGACTTGTTAGAAAATATGCCAGTTAAATAA
- the dhaL gene encoding dihydroxyacetone kinase subunit DhaL — protein sequence MQNSIQAVKLNASQVKEMFLYVGDQVRENKPFLTKIDSAIGDGDHGIGMSVGFTKAEENLKQKEFTTINDVFKTIGMSMIANMGGASGVIFGTLFTGGVKCLEAQEELTLPVLAQILEGSVKSIKERGKAELGDKTMIDALEPAAFGIKQSVEANHSLLEGLIVAEKCAADGVEKSKEYVAKFGRAKSLGERAIGHQDAGATTVWIMFKSMREWVEKASAQQ from the coding sequence ATGCAAAATAGTATCCAGGCTGTTAAGTTGAATGCCTCACAAGTAAAGGAAATGTTTCTGTATGTAGGAGATCAAGTCCGTGAAAACAAGCCGTTTTTAACAAAAATTGATAGCGCTATCGGTGATGGAGATCACGGTATTGGCATGTCTGTTGGTTTTACAAAAGCAGAAGAAAATTTAAAACAAAAAGAGTTTACAACCATCAATGATGTTTTTAAAACGATTGGCATGTCGATGATTGCGAACATGGGCGGAGCGTCCGGAGTTATTTTTGGCACCTTGTTTACCGGCGGAGTGAAGTGCCTTGAAGCTCAGGAGGAATTGACTTTGCCAGTTTTAGCGCAAATTCTTGAAGGGTCGGTAAAATCCATCAAGGAACGCGGGAAGGCTGAATTAGGAGATAAAACGATGATTGACGCACTTGAGCCTGCTGCCTTTGGGATTAAACAAAGTGTCGAAGCAAATCATAGTTTACTAGAAGGGCTTATAGTTGCTGAGAAATGTGCAGCCGATGGAGTTGAAAAATCGAAGGAATATGTTGCAAAGTTTGGAAGAGCGAAATCACTTGGTGAACGGGCAATTGGCCACCAAGATGCAGGGGCAACTACTGTCTGGATTATGTTTAAATCGATGAGAGAGTGGGTTGAAAAAGCCTCTGCTCAACAATAA
- a CDS encoding dihydroxyacetone kinase subunit DhaK, giving the protein MKKIINQPERVVEETIEGFLAAYKSTYQKVENVNGVIRRNLKDKVAVVTGGGSGHEPLFLGLIGEGLADGVTLGNVFAAPPPTNVFEVAKAVDSGKGVLFIYGNYSGDVLNFGMAEELLEMEDIQTKTVLVTDDVASAPVERKGDRRGIAGDVFVVKIAGAAAEKGLSLEEVTQVAQKANDHTFSIGVALAPGSIPGAVEPPYTLSDDEIEIGMGIHGEPGMERTKMMSADALTDKLMDKLLAESNIEAGDEVAVLVNGLGSTTLMELLIVNRRVAQILEDKEITAYDMDVNSYCTTQEMAGLSITLLKLDDQLKDLYNAPADSPYYKKGLTHTSIGGNVYAK; this is encoded by the coding sequence TTGAAGAAAATTATTAACCAACCCGAACGCGTAGTAGAAGAAACAATTGAGGGGTTTTTGGCAGCTTATAAGAGTACATATCAAAAAGTTGAAAATGTAAACGGAGTCATTCGCCGAAATCTTAAAGATAAAGTGGCAGTGGTTACAGGTGGTGGCAGCGGCCATGAACCGTTGTTCTTGGGGTTAATTGGAGAAGGACTAGCGGATGGCGTCACACTTGGAAATGTCTTTGCAGCACCACCGCCAACCAATGTGTTTGAAGTGGCAAAAGCAGTTGATTCTGGAAAAGGCGTTCTATTTATCTACGGAAATTATAGCGGTGATGTTTTAAATTTCGGCATGGCAGAAGAATTATTAGAAATGGAAGATATTCAGACGAAAACAGTACTTGTTACAGATGACGTTGCATCTGCTCCTGTTGAACGAAAAGGAGATCGCAGAGGAATTGCCGGAGATGTTTTCGTTGTTAAGATTGCCGGTGCAGCAGCAGAAAAAGGATTATCTTTAGAAGAAGTCACCCAAGTAGCTCAAAAAGCAAATGATCATACCTTCTCCATTGGTGTTGCCTTAGCTCCGGGATCTATTCCTGGTGCAGTCGAGCCGCCGTACACACTTAGTGATGATGAAATTGAGATTGGCATGGGCATCCACGGGGAACCAGGGATGGAACGGACAAAAATGATGTCTGCTGACGCGTTAACAGATAAGTTGATGGATAAGTTGTTAGCGGAAAGCAATATTGAGGCAGGCGATGAAGTGGCTGTATTGGTAAATGGCCTTGGATCGACAACTTTAATGGAACTATTAATTGTAAACCGCAGAGTGGCGCAAATTTTGGAAGATAAAGAGATTACAGCATATGACATGGATGTTAACAGCTATTGCACGACACAGGAAATGGCTGGACTCTCCATTACCTTATTGAAATTAGATGATCAATTAAAAGATTTATATAATGCACCAGCAGACTCACCGTATTACAAAAAAGGTTTGACACATACAAGCATCGGAGGGAACGTATATGCAAAATAG
- a CDS encoding MFS transporter, whose product MKTGQALQTDFPIEAGGKTKKNFRWTVVIWLLIGGIINYLDRTNLAIAAPAMMKELDLNMTHIGLLGTIFSWTYAMMQLPSGWLIDKFGAKRIYSIAVLWWSIATAMTGACNKMLTLVGARFLLGVGEAPCMPSNAKITAQWFPKSERGLATGFWDASSKIGPAIAPPILVAIQVAFGWRALFFITGAIGIIFALLFMKFYKTPDKSKMLSKEEYDYIKAEGGASTDTVESANIKWRELFKYRSVWGMIGGFFCTIWIWNIFLTFLPLYLLNTQDITFKELGIYAAIPYFGGIVGNLGGGYITKVLADKKICSPINAKRGLIAVSALLAAAFVIMIPFVDGLGITITVMTLALCVISAITGSAWALSGDVAPPAMVGSVGAIQNFGGYFGGAFAPLVTGIILDTTGSYSVAFISGGIIAGFAAFFYWFVVKEPIKPAEAA is encoded by the coding sequence ATGAAAACAGGTCAAGCGCTTCAGACAGATTTCCCCATAGAGGCTGGGGGGAAAACAAAAAAGAATTTCCGTTGGACCGTTGTTATTTGGCTGTTGATCGGCGGGATTATCAACTACCTTGATAGAACAAACCTTGCCATTGCAGCCCCAGCTATGATGAAGGAATTGGATTTAAATATGACCCATATCGGTCTATTAGGTACTATTTTCTCTTGGACTTATGCAATGATGCAGCTTCCTTCCGGTTGGTTGATTGATAAATTTGGTGCGAAGCGAATTTATTCAATTGCTGTTCTTTGGTGGAGTATTGCAACTGCTATGACAGGTGCATGTAACAAGATGCTCACTTTAGTTGGAGCCAGATTCTTACTTGGAGTAGGGGAAGCACCATGTATGCCTTCTAATGCCAAGATTACTGCCCAATGGTTCCCTAAGAGTGAAAGAGGATTAGCGACTGGGTTTTGGGATGCATCATCTAAAATTGGTCCTGCAATTGCACCGCCTATTCTAGTTGCGATTCAGGTTGCATTTGGCTGGCGTGCTCTATTCTTCATTACTGGTGCTATTGGTATTATCTTTGCCCTTTTATTTATGAAATTCTATAAAACTCCTGATAAAAGTAAAATGCTTTCGAAAGAAGAATATGACTATATTAAGGCTGAAGGCGGTGCGAGCACCGATACAGTTGAATCTGCCAATATTAAATGGAGAGAGTTATTTAAGTATAGAAGCGTATGGGGAATGATCGGCGGTTTCTTCTGTACAATTTGGATTTGGAATATTTTCCTTACATTCTTACCACTATATCTATTAAACACACAAGATATTACTTTTAAAGAACTTGGTATTTATGCGGCAATTCCTTACTTTGGCGGAATTGTCGGTAACTTAGGCGGAGGTTACATTACGAAGGTGTTAGCGGATAAGAAAATTTGTTCTCCGATTAACGCAAAACGCGGTTTGATTGCGGTTAGTGCCCTTCTAGCAGCAGCTTTCGTTATTATGATTCCATTTGTAGATGGATTAGGAATTACTATTACAGTGATGACTTTAGCTCTTTGTGTTATTTCAGCGATTACAGGCAGCGCTTGGGCGCTATCTGGGGACGTTGCACCACCAGCAATGGTTGGTTCTGTCGGAGCGATCCAAAACTTCGGCGGTTACTTCGGAGGTGCATTTGCACCATTAGTAACAGGTATCATTTTGGATACAACAGGTTCTTATTCTGTGGCATTTATTTCTGGCGGGATCATCGCTGGATTTGCAGCCTTCTTCTATTGGTTTGTTGTAAAGGAACCGATTAAGCCTGCTGAAGCAGCATAA
- a CDS encoding sugar phosphate isomerase/epimerase yields MTIKFGCHGSTWVLDYDEKVDCLDHMIDTVKKAGFKGIDVQYALLGKYNEAPEKLKEKLDSLDLELAAITLPFSWESDTESEEEKQRADYYINYLKHFPNAKLNLPARVGPNRDNLVKRQREIISCVNAVSKRAVENGVIAVFHPHSPATSYFRIESDYKLLFEELDTRYVAYTPDVGHIAAGGMDPVEVVKNNLPIIKHVHFKDCSKGFEWMKMGYGDIDFPAIVQALVDYGYDGWIMVEEETEETKTNADQCIYDISKYVDEKLKPIVNGVKI; encoded by the coding sequence ATGACGATTAAGTTTGGTTGTCACGGTTCAACATGGGTACTCGATTATGATGAGAAGGTAGACTGCTTAGATCATATGATCGATACGGTTAAGAAAGCTGGATTCAAGGGGATTGACGTTCAGTATGCATTATTGGGGAAATACAATGAAGCACCTGAAAAACTAAAAGAAAAGCTTGATAGTTTGGATCTTGAGCTAGCAGCAATCACACTGCCATTCAGCTGGGAAAGTGATACCGAATCGGAAGAAGAAAAGCAACGGGCAGATTATTATATTAACTATTTAAAGCACTTCCCGAATGCAAAGTTAAATTTACCAGCACGAGTAGGTCCTAATCGAGACAATTTAGTAAAAAGACAAAGAGAGATTATTAGCTGCGTGAATGCTGTAAGTAAACGTGCGGTCGAAAATGGCGTCATAGCTGTATTCCATCCACATTCTCCAGCAACTTCTTATTTTAGAATAGAAAGCGATTACAAACTTCTTTTTGAAGAATTAGATACTAGATATGTAGCTTATACACCTGATGTTGGCCACATTGCGGCTGGTGGAATGGATCCAGTCGAAGTGGTTAAAAACAACTTACCAATTATCAAACATGTTCATTTTAAAGATTGCTCGAAAGGTTTTGAGTGGATGAAAATGGGCTATGGCGATATTGATTTCCCTGCCATTGTGCAAGCGTTAGTTGATTATGGATATGATGGATGGATTATGGTCGAGGAAGAAACAGAAGAAACAAAAACGAATGCCGATCAATGTATCTATGATATTAGTAAATATGTAGATGAAAAATTAAAGCCAATTGTCAATGGGGTGAAAATCTAG
- the rpiB gene encoding ribose 5-phosphate isomerase B, with protein sequence MKIGIGSDHNAFQMKEEVKSYIASLGHEVVDYGCYSEDAIDYPGVAFNVATDIQTNKLERGILFCGTGIGMSIAANKVPGIRSAQCHDVFSAERAQLSNNAQIMTIGAKVIGAELAKKVVESYLNVSFQGGNSARKIDQIMNKEKEHLLNGTCG encoded by the coding sequence GTGAAAATCGGAATAGGTTCAGATCACAATGCTTTTCAAATGAAAGAGGAAGTAAAATCATATATTGCTAGTTTAGGTCATGAAGTAGTCGATTATGGCTGTTATTCAGAAGATGCAATCGACTATCCTGGCGTGGCCTTTAACGTAGCAACTGACATACAAACGAACAAACTAGAACGCGGAATACTTTTTTGCGGAACTGGAATCGGAATGTCGATTGCGGCCAATAAAGTTCCAGGGATTCGTTCTGCGCAATGCCATGATGTTTTTTCAGCAGAACGTGCACAACTAAGCAACAACGCCCAAATCATGACTATAGGTGCGAAAGTTATTGGTGCAGAGCTAGCCAAAAAAGTAGTCGAATCCTACTTAAACGTTTCCTTCCAAGGTGGGAATTCCGCAAGAAAAATTGATCAAATCATGAATAAAGAAAAAGAACATCTGCTTAACGGTACATGCGGATAA